A portion of the Drosophila sechellia strain sech25 chromosome 2R, ASM438219v1, whole genome shotgun sequence genome contains these proteins:
- the LOC6615805 gene encoding solute carrier family 12 member 6 isoform X2, with amino-acid sequence MPDRFQVTKADEDTALDYNQDESASGKLLGDIHDETLDSGDIHRAEENQKSSIDPNLYLYDDDLETRPHISTFISSIANYENTIPAATDPDAKPAAPSARMGTLIGVFLPCIQNIFGVILFIRLTWVVGTAGAVCGFLIVLTCCCVTMLTAISMSAIATNGVVPAGGSYFMISRSLGPEFGGAVGMLFYTGTTLAAAMYIVGAVEIVLTYMAPWASIFGDFTKDADAMYNNFRVYGTLLLIFMGLIVFLGVKFVNKFATVALACVILSIIAVYVGIFDNIHGNEKLYMCVLGKRLLKDIPLENCTKEDSFLRDIYCPDGKCEEYYLANNVTKVKGIKGLASGVFYDNIFPSFLEKGQFISYGKSAIDIENTSGESYNQIMADITTSFTLLIGIFFPSVTGIMAGSNRSGDLADAQKSIPIGTICAILTTSTVYLSSVMFFAGTVDNLLLRDKFGQSIGGKLVVANIAWPNQWVILIGSFLSTLGAGLQSLTGAPRLLQAIARDEIIPFLAPFAKSSKRGEPTRALLLTIVICQCGILLGNVDLLAPLLSMFFLMCYGFVNLACAVQTLLRTPNWRPRFKFYHWSLSLIGLTLCISVMIMTSWYFALIAMGMAIIIYKYIEYRGAEKEWGDGIRGMALTAARYSLLRLEEGPPHTKNWRPQILVLSKLNDNLLPKYRKIFSFATQLKAGKGLTICVSVIKGDHTKITNKAVDAKATLRKYMTDEKVKGFCDVLVAQQIGEGLSSVIQTIGLGGMKPNTVIIGWPYSWRQEGRNSWKTFIQTVRTVAACHMALMVPKGINFYPESNHKIGGNIDIWWIVHDGGLLMLLPFLLKQHRTWRNCKLRIFTVAQIEDNSIQMKKDLKTFLYHLRIEADVEVVEMNNSDISAYTYERTLMMEQRNQMLRALGLNKKENSKVVQTIMDFKETPSDNKMSLVQTIVDHHYDATKTASKVRFADPTIEETQHHDSQNDEKRNSIDLDGPENADTPETTSNKDESTEKADGDFKSSVKPDEFNVRRMHTAIKLNEVIVEKSQDAQLVIMNLPGPPREVRAERESNYMEFLEVLTEGLEKVLMVRGGGREVITIYS; translated from the exons ATGCCAGATAGATTTCAAGTTACAAAGGCTGACGAGGACACCGCGTTGGACTACAACCAGGATGAGTCTGCGAGCGGCAAGCTACTGGGGGACATCCACGACGAAACCCTAG ACTCAGGTGATATCCACAGGGCGGAGGAGAACCAGAAGTCCAGCATCGACCCAAATCTATATCTGTACGACGATGATTTGGAGACCAGGCCCCATATATCAACGTTCATTTCATCAATTGCCAATTATGAGAACACGATACCAGCGGCCACCGATCCCGATGCAAAGCCGGCAGCTCCATCGGCTCGAATGG GTACCCTAATTGGAGTGTTCTTGCCATGCATTCAAAACATCTTTGGTGTCATATTGTTCATTCGGTTAACATGGGTTGTTGGAACGGCTGGCGCCGTGTGTGGATTCCTGATTGTTCTGACCTGCTGCTGTGTG ACCATGCTAACCGCGATCTCGATGTCGGCCATTGCAACGAACGGGGTGGTTCCGGCGGGCGGGAGTTACTTCATGATATCACG ATCCCTGGGCCCTGAATTCGGCGGAGCGGTGGGAATGTTGTTCTATACGGGCACCACGCTAGCAGCGGCGATGTACATCGTTGGTGCCGTGGAAATCGTATTG ACATACATGGCGCCGTGGGCATCGATATTTGGGGACTTCACCAAGGATGCTGACGCGATGTACAACAATTTCAGGGTCTACGGCACTTTGCTGCTCATCTTTATGG GTCTCATTGTGTTCCTGGGCGTGAAATTCGTCAATAAATTCGCGACGGTGGCCCTGGCCTGCGTCATCCTTTCGATAATAGCGGTGTATGTGGGAATATTTGACAATATCCATGGCAACGAAAAGCTATA CATGTGTGTTCTGGGAAAACGACTCTTGAAGGACATCCCGCTGGAGAATTGCACAAAGGAAGACTCCTTCTTACGCGACATATACTGCCCAGATGGTAAATGCGAGGAATACTACCTGG CCAACAACGTGACCAAAGTCAAGGGCATCAAGGGTTTGGCCAGTGGCGTGTTCTACGACAACATCTTCCCTTCGTTCCTGGAGAAGGGCCAGTTCATATCCTACGGCAAGAGTGCAATCGACATTGAGAATACCAGTGGAGAGTCATACAACCAGATCATGGCCGACATTACCACGTCGTTCACCCTTCTTATCGGCATCTTCTTCCCATCGGTGACAG GCATCATGGCTGGATCCAATCGATCGGGCGACCTGGCTGACGCCCAGAAGAGCATACCCATCGGAACGATATGTGCCATTCTGACCACCAGCACAGTCTACTTATCCAGCGTTATGTTCTTCGCCGGCACAGTGGATAATCTCCTGCTGAGGGACAA ATTCGGTCAGTCTATCGGTGGCAAGCTGGTGGTGGCCAATATCGCCTGGCCAAATCAGTGGGTCATTCTGATTGGCTCCTTCCTCTCCACCTTGGGCGCTGGTCTGCAGAGTTTAACTGGAGCACCACGCCTGCTGCAGGCGATTGCCAGGGATGAGATCATCCCCTTCCTGGCTCCGTTTGCCAAGTCCTCGAAGCGTGGCGAACCCACCCGTGCACTGCTCCTGACCATCGTCATTTGCCAGTGCGGCATCCTGTTGG GCAACGTGGACTTGCTGGCTCCTCTGCTGTCCATGTTCTTCCTCATGTGCTACGGCTTTGTCAACCTGGCCTGCGCCGTGCAAACCCTTCTGAGGACTCCCAACTGGAGACCGCGCTTCAAGTTCTACCACTGGAGCTTGTCGCTCATCGGCCTGACGCTGTGCATATCAGTCATGATCATGACTTCCTGGTATTTCGCACTGATTGCTATGGGAATGGCCATCATCATCTACAAATACATAGAGTACCGCGG TGCTGAGAAGGAGTGGGGTGATGGCATTCGTGGAATGGCCCTGACTGCCGCCAGGTATTCGCTCCTCCGCCTGGAGGAAGGCCCACCGCATACGAAAAATTGGCGTCCCCAAATTTTGGTGCTTTCGAAGCTCAACGACAACCTCTTGCCAAAGTACAGGAAGATATTCTCCTTTGCCACCCAGCTGAAAGCTGGCAAGGGATTGACGATTTGTGTGTCTGTGATAAAGGGCGACCACACCAAGATCACCAACAAAGCCGTGGATGCGAAGGCCACGCTGCGCAAGTACATGACCGATGAGAAGGTGAAGGGCTTCTGCGATGTCCTGGTAGCCCAGCAGATTGGCGAAGGCCTCAGCTCAGT CATCCAAACCATCGGACTGGGGGGCATGAAGCCCAACACAGTCATCATCGGATGGCCGTACAGCTGGCGGCAGGAGGGCAGGAACAGCTGGAAGACCTTCATCCAAACGGTCCGCACGGTGGCCGCCTGCCACATGGCCCTCATGGTGCCCAAGGGCATCAACTTCTACCCAGAGTCAAACCACAAA ATCGGTGGCAACATTGATATCTGGTGGATTGTCCACGACGGTGGTCTGCTCATGTTGCTGCCCTTCCTGCTGAAGCAACACCGCACCTGGCGCAATTGCAAACTAAGGATCTTCACAGTTGCTCAAATCGAGGACAACTCGATTCAAATGAAGAAGGATCTAAAGACATTCCTCTACCATCTCCGAATCGAGGCCGACGTTGAAGTTGTTGAGATG AACAACAGCGATATTTCCGCTTACACTTACGAGCGGACCCTGATGATGGAACAGCGTAATCAGATGCTGAGAGCATTAGGCttaaataagaaagaaaactCCAAAGTG GTTCAGACTATAATGGACTTTAAGGAAACACCCAGTGATAATAAAATGTCTTTG GTTCAAACAATTGTAGACCACCATTATGACGCCACCAAAACGGCGTCTAAAGTTCGCTTCGCCGATCCAACTATAGAAGAAACACAGCATCAC GATTCTCAGAACGACGAGAAACGTAACTCAATTGATTTGGATGGTCCCGAGAACGCGGACACACCCGAAACTACTTCTAACAAGGATGAATCGACAGAGAAAGCCGACGGAGACTTTAAGTCCAGTGTGAAACC GGATGAGTTCAACGTTCGTCGCATGCACACAGCAATAAAACTAAACGAGGTTATTGTAGAAAAGTCACAGGACGCCCAGTTGGTCATAATGAATCTACCTGGACCACCTAGGGAAGTGAGAGCGGAGCGTGAAAGCAATT ATATGGAATTTCTGGAGGTATTAACAGAGGGCCTTGAAAAAGTGTTAATGGTTCGCGGAGGAGGCCGAGAAGTTATAACAATTTACTCTTAA
- the LOC6615805 gene encoding solute carrier family 12 member 4 isoform X5 — protein sequence MPDRFQVTKADEDTALDYNQDESASGKLLGDIHDETLDSGDIHRAEENQKSSIDPNLYLYDDDLETRPHISTFISSIANYENTIPAATDPDAKPAAPSARMGTLIGVFLPCIQNIFGVILFIRLTWVVGTAGAVCGFLIVLTCCCVTMLTAISMSAIATNGVVPAGGSYFMISRSLGPEFGGAVGMLFYTGTTLAAAMYIVGAVEIVLTYMAPWASIFGDFTKDADAMYNNFRVYGTLLLIFMGLIVFLGVKFVNKFATVALACVILSIIAVYVGIFDNIHGNEKLYMCVLGKRLLKDIPLENCTKEDSFLRDIYCPDGKCEEYYLANNVTKVKGIKGLASGVFYDNIFPSFLEKGQFISYGKSAIDIENTSGESYNQIMADITTSFTLLIGIFFPSVTGIMAGSNRSGDLADAQKSIPIGTICAILTTSTVYLSSVMFFAGTVDNLLLRDKFGQSIGGKLVVANIAWPNQWVILIGSFLSTLGAGLQSLTGAPRLLQAIARDEIIPFLAPFAKSSKRGEPTRALLLTIVICQCGILLGNVDLLAPLLSMFFLMCYGFVNLACAVQTLLRTPNWRPRFKFYHWSLSLIGLTLCISVMIMTSWYFALIAMGMAIIIYKYIEYRGAEKEWGDGIRGMALTAARYSLLRLEEGPPHTKNWRPQILVLSKLNDNLLPKYRKIFSFATQLKAGKGLTICVSVIKGDHTKITNKAVDAKATLRKYMTDEKVKGFCDVLVAQQIGEGLSSVIQTIGLGGMKPNTVIIGWPYSWRQEGRNSWKTFIQTVRTVAACHMALMVPKGINFYPESNHKIGGNIDIWWIVHDGGLLMLLPFLLKQHRTWRNCKLRIFTVAQIEDNSIQMKKDLKTFLYHLRIEADVEVVEMNNSDISAYTYERTLMMEQRNQMLRALGLNKKENSKVVQTIVDHHYDATKTASKVRFADPTIEETQHHDSQNDEKRNSIDLDGPENADTPETTSNKDESTEKADGDFKSSVKPDEFNVRRMHTAIKLNEVIVEKSQDAQLVIMNLPGPPREVRAERESNYMEFLEVLTEGLEKVLMVRGGGREVITIYS from the exons ATGCCAGATAGATTTCAAGTTACAAAGGCTGACGAGGACACCGCGTTGGACTACAACCAGGATGAGTCTGCGAGCGGCAAGCTACTGGGGGACATCCACGACGAAACCCTAG ACTCAGGTGATATCCACAGGGCGGAGGAGAACCAGAAGTCCAGCATCGACCCAAATCTATATCTGTACGACGATGATTTGGAGACCAGGCCCCATATATCAACGTTCATTTCATCAATTGCCAATTATGAGAACACGATACCAGCGGCCACCGATCCCGATGCAAAGCCGGCAGCTCCATCGGCTCGAATGG GTACCCTAATTGGAGTGTTCTTGCCATGCATTCAAAACATCTTTGGTGTCATATTGTTCATTCGGTTAACATGGGTTGTTGGAACGGCTGGCGCCGTGTGTGGATTCCTGATTGTTCTGACCTGCTGCTGTGTG ACCATGCTAACCGCGATCTCGATGTCGGCCATTGCAACGAACGGGGTGGTTCCGGCGGGCGGGAGTTACTTCATGATATCACG ATCCCTGGGCCCTGAATTCGGCGGAGCGGTGGGAATGTTGTTCTATACGGGCACCACGCTAGCAGCGGCGATGTACATCGTTGGTGCCGTGGAAATCGTATTG ACATACATGGCGCCGTGGGCATCGATATTTGGGGACTTCACCAAGGATGCTGACGCGATGTACAACAATTTCAGGGTCTACGGCACTTTGCTGCTCATCTTTATGG GTCTCATTGTGTTCCTGGGCGTGAAATTCGTCAATAAATTCGCGACGGTGGCCCTGGCCTGCGTCATCCTTTCGATAATAGCGGTGTATGTGGGAATATTTGACAATATCCATGGCAACGAAAAGCTATA CATGTGTGTTCTGGGAAAACGACTCTTGAAGGACATCCCGCTGGAGAATTGCACAAAGGAAGACTCCTTCTTACGCGACATATACTGCCCAGATGGTAAATGCGAGGAATACTACCTGG CCAACAACGTGACCAAAGTCAAGGGCATCAAGGGTTTGGCCAGTGGCGTGTTCTACGACAACATCTTCCCTTCGTTCCTGGAGAAGGGCCAGTTCATATCCTACGGCAAGAGTGCAATCGACATTGAGAATACCAGTGGAGAGTCATACAACCAGATCATGGCCGACATTACCACGTCGTTCACCCTTCTTATCGGCATCTTCTTCCCATCGGTGACAG GCATCATGGCTGGATCCAATCGATCGGGCGACCTGGCTGACGCCCAGAAGAGCATACCCATCGGAACGATATGTGCCATTCTGACCACCAGCACAGTCTACTTATCCAGCGTTATGTTCTTCGCCGGCACAGTGGATAATCTCCTGCTGAGGGACAA ATTCGGTCAGTCTATCGGTGGCAAGCTGGTGGTGGCCAATATCGCCTGGCCAAATCAGTGGGTCATTCTGATTGGCTCCTTCCTCTCCACCTTGGGCGCTGGTCTGCAGAGTTTAACTGGAGCACCACGCCTGCTGCAGGCGATTGCCAGGGATGAGATCATCCCCTTCCTGGCTCCGTTTGCCAAGTCCTCGAAGCGTGGCGAACCCACCCGTGCACTGCTCCTGACCATCGTCATTTGCCAGTGCGGCATCCTGTTGG GCAACGTGGACTTGCTGGCTCCTCTGCTGTCCATGTTCTTCCTCATGTGCTACGGCTTTGTCAACCTGGCCTGCGCCGTGCAAACCCTTCTGAGGACTCCCAACTGGAGACCGCGCTTCAAGTTCTACCACTGGAGCTTGTCGCTCATCGGCCTGACGCTGTGCATATCAGTCATGATCATGACTTCCTGGTATTTCGCACTGATTGCTATGGGAATGGCCATCATCATCTACAAATACATAGAGTACCGCGG TGCTGAGAAGGAGTGGGGTGATGGCATTCGTGGAATGGCCCTGACTGCCGCCAGGTATTCGCTCCTCCGCCTGGAGGAAGGCCCACCGCATACGAAAAATTGGCGTCCCCAAATTTTGGTGCTTTCGAAGCTCAACGACAACCTCTTGCCAAAGTACAGGAAGATATTCTCCTTTGCCACCCAGCTGAAAGCTGGCAAGGGATTGACGATTTGTGTGTCTGTGATAAAGGGCGACCACACCAAGATCACCAACAAAGCCGTGGATGCGAAGGCCACGCTGCGCAAGTACATGACCGATGAGAAGGTGAAGGGCTTCTGCGATGTCCTGGTAGCCCAGCAGATTGGCGAAGGCCTCAGCTCAGT CATCCAAACCATCGGACTGGGGGGCATGAAGCCCAACACAGTCATCATCGGATGGCCGTACAGCTGGCGGCAGGAGGGCAGGAACAGCTGGAAGACCTTCATCCAAACGGTCCGCACGGTGGCCGCCTGCCACATGGCCCTCATGGTGCCCAAGGGCATCAACTTCTACCCAGAGTCAAACCACAAA ATCGGTGGCAACATTGATATCTGGTGGATTGTCCACGACGGTGGTCTGCTCATGTTGCTGCCCTTCCTGCTGAAGCAACACCGCACCTGGCGCAATTGCAAACTAAGGATCTTCACAGTTGCTCAAATCGAGGACAACTCGATTCAAATGAAGAAGGATCTAAAGACATTCCTCTACCATCTCCGAATCGAGGCCGACGTTGAAGTTGTTGAGATG AACAACAGCGATATTTCCGCTTACACTTACGAGCGGACCCTGATGATGGAACAGCGTAATCAGATGCTGAGAGCATTAGGCttaaataagaaagaaaactCCAAAGTG GTTCAAACAATTGTAGACCACCATTATGACGCCACCAAAACGGCGTCTAAAGTTCGCTTCGCCGATCCAACTATAGAAGAAACACAGCATCAC GATTCTCAGAACGACGAGAAACGTAACTCAATTGATTTGGATGGTCCCGAGAACGCGGACACACCCGAAACTACTTCTAACAAGGATGAATCGACAGAGAAAGCCGACGGAGACTTTAAGTCCAGTGTGAAACC GGATGAGTTCAACGTTCGTCGCATGCACACAGCAATAAAACTAAACGAGGTTATTGTAGAAAAGTCACAGGACGCCCAGTTGGTCATAATGAATCTACCTGGACCACCTAGGGAAGTGAGAGCGGAGCGTGAAAGCAATT ATATGGAATTTCTGGAGGTATTAACAGAGGGCCTTGAAAAAGTGTTAATGGTTCGCGGAGGAGGCCGAGAAGTTATAACAATTTACTCTTAA
- the LOC6615805 gene encoding solute carrier family 12 member 4 isoform X4, which produces MPDRFQVTKADEDTALDYNQDESASGKLLGDIHDETLGENYGSYDDSGDIHRAEENQKSSIDPNLYLYDDDLETRPHISTFISSIANYENTIPAATDPDAKPAAPSARMGTLIGVFLPCIQNIFGVILFIRLTWVVGTAGAVCGFLIVLTCCCVTMLTAISMSAIATNGVVPAGGSYFMISRSLGPEFGGAVGMLFYTGTTLAAAMYIVGAVEIVLTYMAPWASIFGDFTKDADAMYNNFRVYGTLLLIFMGLIVFLGVKFVNKFATVALACVILSIIAVYVGIFDNIHGNEKLYMCVLGKRLLKDIPLENCTKEDSFLRDIYCPDGKCEEYYLANNVTKVKGIKGLASGVFYDNIFPSFLEKGQFISYGKSAIDIENTSGESYNQIMADITTSFTLLIGIFFPSVTGIMAGSNRSGDLADAQKSIPIGTICAILTTSTVYLSSVMFFAGTVDNLLLRDKFGQSIGGKLVVANIAWPNQWVILIGSFLSTLGAGLQSLTGAPRLLQAIARDEIIPFLAPFAKSSKRGEPTRALLLTIVICQCGILLGNVDLLAPLLSMFFLMCYGFVNLACAVQTLLRTPNWRPRFKFYHWSLSLIGLTLCISVMIMTSWYFALIAMGMAIIIYKYIEYRGAEKEWGDGIRGMALTAARYSLLRLEEGPPHTKNWRPQILVLSKLNDNLLPKYRKIFSFATQLKAGKGLTICVSVIKGDHTKITNKAVDAKATLRKYMTDEKVKGFCDVLVAQQIGEGLSSVIQTIGLGGMKPNTVIIGWPYSWRQEGRNSWKTFIQTVRTVAACHMALMVPKGINFYPESNHKIGGNIDIWWIVHDGGLLMLLPFLLKQHRTWRNCKLRIFTVAQIEDNSIQMKKDLKTFLYHLRIEADVEVVEMNNSDISAYTYERTLMMEQRNQMLRALGLNKKENSKVVQTIVDHHYDATKTASKVRFADPTIEETQHHDSQNDEKRNSIDLDGPENADTPETTSNKDESTEKADGDFKSSVKPDEFNVRRMHTAIKLNEVIVEKSQDAQLVIMNLPGPPREVRAERESNYMEFLEVLTEGLEKVLMVRGGGREVITIYS; this is translated from the exons ATGCCAGATAGATTTCAAGTTACAAAGGCTGACGAGGACACCGCGTTGGACTACAACCAGGATGAGTCTGCGAGCGGCAAGCTACTGGGGGACATCCACGACGAAACCCTAGGTGAGAACTATGGGTCGTACGATG ACTCAGGTGATATCCACAGGGCGGAGGAGAACCAGAAGTCCAGCATCGACCCAAATCTATATCTGTACGACGATGATTTGGAGACCAGGCCCCATATATCAACGTTCATTTCATCAATTGCCAATTATGAGAACACGATACCAGCGGCCACCGATCCCGATGCAAAGCCGGCAGCTCCATCGGCTCGAATGG GTACCCTAATTGGAGTGTTCTTGCCATGCATTCAAAACATCTTTGGTGTCATATTGTTCATTCGGTTAACATGGGTTGTTGGAACGGCTGGCGCCGTGTGTGGATTCCTGATTGTTCTGACCTGCTGCTGTGTG ACCATGCTAACCGCGATCTCGATGTCGGCCATTGCAACGAACGGGGTGGTTCCGGCGGGCGGGAGTTACTTCATGATATCACG ATCCCTGGGCCCTGAATTCGGCGGAGCGGTGGGAATGTTGTTCTATACGGGCACCACGCTAGCAGCGGCGATGTACATCGTTGGTGCCGTGGAAATCGTATTG ACATACATGGCGCCGTGGGCATCGATATTTGGGGACTTCACCAAGGATGCTGACGCGATGTACAACAATTTCAGGGTCTACGGCACTTTGCTGCTCATCTTTATGG GTCTCATTGTGTTCCTGGGCGTGAAATTCGTCAATAAATTCGCGACGGTGGCCCTGGCCTGCGTCATCCTTTCGATAATAGCGGTGTATGTGGGAATATTTGACAATATCCATGGCAACGAAAAGCTATA CATGTGTGTTCTGGGAAAACGACTCTTGAAGGACATCCCGCTGGAGAATTGCACAAAGGAAGACTCCTTCTTACGCGACATATACTGCCCAGATGGTAAATGCGAGGAATACTACCTGG CCAACAACGTGACCAAAGTCAAGGGCATCAAGGGTTTGGCCAGTGGCGTGTTCTACGACAACATCTTCCCTTCGTTCCTGGAGAAGGGCCAGTTCATATCCTACGGCAAGAGTGCAATCGACATTGAGAATACCAGTGGAGAGTCATACAACCAGATCATGGCCGACATTACCACGTCGTTCACCCTTCTTATCGGCATCTTCTTCCCATCGGTGACAG GCATCATGGCTGGATCCAATCGATCGGGCGACCTGGCTGACGCCCAGAAGAGCATACCCATCGGAACGATATGTGCCATTCTGACCACCAGCACAGTCTACTTATCCAGCGTTATGTTCTTCGCCGGCACAGTGGATAATCTCCTGCTGAGGGACAA ATTCGGTCAGTCTATCGGTGGCAAGCTGGTGGTGGCCAATATCGCCTGGCCAAATCAGTGGGTCATTCTGATTGGCTCCTTCCTCTCCACCTTGGGCGCTGGTCTGCAGAGTTTAACTGGAGCACCACGCCTGCTGCAGGCGATTGCCAGGGATGAGATCATCCCCTTCCTGGCTCCGTTTGCCAAGTCCTCGAAGCGTGGCGAACCCACCCGTGCACTGCTCCTGACCATCGTCATTTGCCAGTGCGGCATCCTGTTGG GCAACGTGGACTTGCTGGCTCCTCTGCTGTCCATGTTCTTCCTCATGTGCTACGGCTTTGTCAACCTGGCCTGCGCCGTGCAAACCCTTCTGAGGACTCCCAACTGGAGACCGCGCTTCAAGTTCTACCACTGGAGCTTGTCGCTCATCGGCCTGACGCTGTGCATATCAGTCATGATCATGACTTCCTGGTATTTCGCACTGATTGCTATGGGAATGGCCATCATCATCTACAAATACATAGAGTACCGCGG TGCTGAGAAGGAGTGGGGTGATGGCATTCGTGGAATGGCCCTGACTGCCGCCAGGTATTCGCTCCTCCGCCTGGAGGAAGGCCCACCGCATACGAAAAATTGGCGTCCCCAAATTTTGGTGCTTTCGAAGCTCAACGACAACCTCTTGCCAAAGTACAGGAAGATATTCTCCTTTGCCACCCAGCTGAAAGCTGGCAAGGGATTGACGATTTGTGTGTCTGTGATAAAGGGCGACCACACCAAGATCACCAACAAAGCCGTGGATGCGAAGGCCACGCTGCGCAAGTACATGACCGATGAGAAGGTGAAGGGCTTCTGCGATGTCCTGGTAGCCCAGCAGATTGGCGAAGGCCTCAGCTCAGT CATCCAAACCATCGGACTGGGGGGCATGAAGCCCAACACAGTCATCATCGGATGGCCGTACAGCTGGCGGCAGGAGGGCAGGAACAGCTGGAAGACCTTCATCCAAACGGTCCGCACGGTGGCCGCCTGCCACATGGCCCTCATGGTGCCCAAGGGCATCAACTTCTACCCAGAGTCAAACCACAAA ATCGGTGGCAACATTGATATCTGGTGGATTGTCCACGACGGTGGTCTGCTCATGTTGCTGCCCTTCCTGCTGAAGCAACACCGCACCTGGCGCAATTGCAAACTAAGGATCTTCACAGTTGCTCAAATCGAGGACAACTCGATTCAAATGAAGAAGGATCTAAAGACATTCCTCTACCATCTCCGAATCGAGGCCGACGTTGAAGTTGTTGAGATG AACAACAGCGATATTTCCGCTTACACTTACGAGCGGACCCTGATGATGGAACAGCGTAATCAGATGCTGAGAGCATTAGGCttaaataagaaagaaaactCCAAAGTG GTTCAAACAATTGTAGACCACCATTATGACGCCACCAAAACGGCGTCTAAAGTTCGCTTCGCCGATCCAACTATAGAAGAAACACAGCATCAC GATTCTCAGAACGACGAGAAACGTAACTCAATTGATTTGGATGGTCCCGAGAACGCGGACACACCCGAAACTACTTCTAACAAGGATGAATCGACAGAGAAAGCCGACGGAGACTTTAAGTCCAGTGTGAAACC GGATGAGTTCAACGTTCGTCGCATGCACACAGCAATAAAACTAAACGAGGTTATTGTAGAAAAGTCACAGGACGCCCAGTTGGTCATAATGAATCTACCTGGACCACCTAGGGAAGTGAGAGCGGAGCGTGAAAGCAATT ATATGGAATTTCTGGAGGTATTAACAGAGGGCCTTGAAAAAGTGTTAATGGTTCGCGGAGGAGGCCGAGAAGTTATAACAATTTACTCTTAA